TGGCAGTCATCCTCAGGGGGGGACAACTGGACCACCATCGGCACCCTCAGCACACTGAAGGTGCCCAGCTCCCTCGATGGCTCACAGATCCGTGCGCAAATCGATTACACCGATGGTGAAGGTTTTGATGAAACTGTTTTCACAAACTCGCTCACCATCCCCTACGTCGATGATGGTGACGCCGCCTTCCTCATCACAGGCACCCCAGAAGTCGGACAAACCCTCTCCATCACAAAGTCCGACAACGATCCTGATGGCGATGGTGATGGCACACGCTCCATCTCCTGGCTCCAATCCACCGATGGGGTCAACTGGTCTCGCAGCAGCTCCGAGAGCAGCTTCAACATCCCCCACGACCTAGAAGGGCATCGCATTGTTGCAACGGTCGATTACACCGATGGACAGGGATTCGCTGAATCCATTGACACCAACATCCTCACCATTCCCTACATCGATGACGGTGACGCCGCCTTCCTCATCACAGGCACCCCAGAAGTGGGAGAGACCCTCTCCGTCACACGCTCAATCAACGATCCCGATGGCGATGGTTCACCATCCATCTCTTGGCTCCAATCCACCGATGGGGTCAACTGGTCTCGCATCAGTTCCGAGAGCACCTTCAACATTCCCCACGAACTAGAAGGGCATCGCATTGTTGCAAAGGTCGATTACACCGATGGGCAGGGATTCGACGAATCCATCAATACAGATGCGCTCACCATTCCCTACGTCGATGACGGTGACGCCACCTTCCTGATCCAGGGCACTCCTCGCGTCGGACAGACCCTCTCCATCGCACGGTCCAGCACTGATCCCGATGGCGATGGCGATGGCGCCATGGAGATCAGCTGGCAAGCCTCGTTGGACGGAATGACTTGGTGGGAAGTCAGCACATCCGATCAGCTGGCGATTACTTCGGAAATCGCCGGTCACCAACTCAATGCCCTGGTCCAATACACCGATGGACAAGGCTTTAAGGAATCGATCTCAACGGAAATCGTCTCCGTTCCAGGGGTCCCAGGGTTGGATCCCGACGGCAACGATGACTACGGCGACAGCCCATCCACCTCAGGGCGCCTCACGGTCAACAACTCAGCGTCAGGCGAGCTTGGAGATCCCGGAGATCGCGACTGGTTTGCCATCGACCTGACGGCAGGTGTGCGTTATCAATTCAACCTTGAAGGAGACAGCCTTGCGGATCCTTTTTTATATCTGCGCAATGCGTCATCTTCACTAATTGATTACAACGACGACAAGTCAGGTTCCAGTCTTAATTCACAGATCACCTTCACCGCCGATACAAGTGGTACCCATTACCTCGACGTCGGTTCTTACTACGACGCATACACGGGCACATACACCCTGAGCGCTACAACGCTGAATGCTCCGGACCCTGGTTTCAGTAGCTCCGATGGTTATGGCCATGTCAATGCGCAACGTGCCTTCGAACAACTGCTGGGGGTTTCGCTCGACTCCGTTGATGCACTTGGAGGAAATCTTTGGGGTCTCGACAATGTCAATGCCCCTGAAGTTTGGGGTGGAGGCGGCTCCTTCTCAGGTGCCACAGGGAGCGGATCCACCGTTGCAGTGATTGACACCGGCGTCGATCTCGATCACCCCGAATTCACAGGACGAATCGTCGGTGGGTACGACTTCGTCGATGGAGACTCAACCGCTGATGACGGCAACGGTCACGGCACCCATGTGGCCGGCACCATTGCCGGCGCAAACGACGGGAATGGCATCACCGGTGTGGCCTACGACGCCAACATCATGCCCTTGCGGGTGTTGGACGATGACGGATACGGCTGGACCAGCGACATCATCTCCGCGGTGCGCTGGGCCGCTGACAGGGGCGCGGACGTAATCAACATGTCTCTCGGCGGCGGGGGCTACAGCCAGGCCATGGCTGATGCCATCAGCTACGCCACAGGACAAGGAAGCGTTGTTGTAATGGCGGCGGGCAACTCCGGTGGAAGCTCACCGGACTATCCAGCCGCCCATGCCATCAACCAAGGCATCGCCGTGGGTGCTGTTGATCAGAACCGGGCACTGGCTGGATTTTCCAATCGAGCCGGCAGCACTGAGCTGGATTACGTCACGGCACCAGGAGTAAACATCTATTCAGCCGTTCCGGGAGGTGGCTACAGCAACGCGAACGGCACGTCGATGGCCGCACCCCACGTCGCCGGTGTCGCTGGCCTGCTGAAGGGCCATGACCGCAATCTCTCACCATCAAGCATTGAAGATCTGCTCACCGGCTCGGCCAGCAACTCCAGTGCCAGCAGTTCCGTGAGCAACTCTCGAGCTTCAGGCGCCTGGAGATCACAAGACACAATCACCGCACAGACCCTGAGCGACTTTCAAGATCACGAACTGAGCGGAACCCTGATCGCCAGCATTGATGGCAATAGCAAGGAGCGGCGTTCCACGCTCCGACAGCTCAAAAGGGGGGTGCGCAACAACAATGCGGCCTACAACGGTCTAGACCACGTCAAGGTCGTTGACGCCAGCAGGAACAGCTTTGCAGTGCTTGAACTCTCCGATGCGCGAACGGTGGATCAACGATCACTTCTCAGCAACCTTCTGGCCAGTGATCAGTTCCATTACTTTGAAGTTGAACAGAAGTTTTCGATCGTCTGAGCCATGACCTCAGTGGCCGTTCTGGGCACAGGGCTCCTCGGAACGGCCATCGCCACGCGATTGCTACACCAGGGGCTCAATGTCCACGTTTGGAATCGTGACTCCTCCCGCATCGCCCCCTTGGCAGCGATGGGAGCCAACGTCATCGACGATCTAGAGCAGGTTGTCGAAAATCACCGGCCAATCATCACCGTCTTGCGGGATGCATCAGCGACAACCTCCGTGATTGACGGGGTTGGACATCTGCAGGGATCAACGGTGATCCCGATGGGAACCATGGGCGTGGAAGAAAGCCGCAACCTCGCCAAGCATGTGGCGGGTCAGGGCGGGAGTTATCTGGAAGCGCCGGTTCTCGGGAGCCGCCCCCAGGCTTTAAACGGCACCCTGCTGGTGATGGCTGGCGGTGAAGCCCTCGACTTCAATCAACAGCACGAGCTTCTGACTCACCTCGCGGAACAGCCAATGCACGTGGGCCCGGTGGGCAGTGGTGCCGCCACCAAGCTTGCACTGAATCAAATGATCGCCAGCCTCACCCACAGCTTTTCACTCTCGATCCGCTTGATTCAGCAGAGCGGTGTTCCGGTGGAGACCTTCATGAAGATCCTGCGCCCCTCTGCGCTCTACGCACCAACCTTCGACAAAAAACTCCAGCGCATGCTGGATCAGCACTACAGCGATCCCAATTTCAGCACCGCGCTCCTGCGCAAGGATCTCCGGCTGTTCCTGGAGGAAGCCGCTGCAGCGGGGCTTCAAACCAATGGACTTCAGGGCCTTGCCACACTTCTGGAGGATGCGCAGGGAGGTGACCTGGATGATCAGGACTATTGCGCGCTTCACGAACTCACCGTCCTGAGATGAGTCAACGCACTGCGATCGCGCTGCTCTCGGGTGGGCTGGATTCCGCCACGGCTGCAGCCCTTGCCCTTGAGCAAGGCGACCGCGTCATTGGCCTCTCCTTCGACTACGGCCAGCGACACCGGCGCGAACTGGAGGCCGCTGCAGCCATTGCCGACCGTCTTGGCCTCGACGAACATCACTGCATCGCGGTGAATCTGGCCAGCTGGGGAGGCTCAGCCCTGACCGACGCCAGCATCTCCATTCCGACCCATGGCGTCGAGGACGGCTGCATCCCGCCCACCTATGTACCCGGGCGCAACACCGTGTTTATTTCCATTGGCCTCAGCCTGGCTGAGGCTCGCGGGGCCGAACGGTTGGTTCTTGGCGTCAATGCAATCGACTACTCGGGATACCCAGACTGTCGACCCGACTACCTCCAGGCCTTCCAGGCTCTGGCGAACCTGGCCAGTAAGGCCGGTCGAGAAGGTCACGGCGCCCAGCTCTGGGCACCCCTTGTGCAGTGGAGCAAGGTTCGCATCGTCGAAGAAGCCCTTCGCCTGGGTGTTCCCATCGCGGCAACCTGGAGCTGCTACAGCGGCGGAATAACCCCATGCGGTGTCTGTGACAGCTGCCGCATTCGAGATGCAGCACTGCGCGACGCAGGACGGGCCGATCTCTGCAGTCAGGCGATCGAATGATCAGCCCGAAGCGGCTTGAACTGCCTTGGCAGGAACCCCAAGCCCTGGCCCGCCAACTGGTCCATATCTATGGGGAGCAAGGCCTGATCTGGCTGGATGGCGATGGCAGCGACCTCGGCCGCTGGGCGACGCTGGCGGTGAACCCGCAAGAGACCATCTGCTGCCGGGGACTGCCTGGCGATCCAGATGCCACAGATCCCTTCGCGGCTCTTCGCGGACTATCACCAGGACATTGGTGTGGCTGGTTGAGCTACGAAGCCGCCGCCTGGGTGGAACCGGGCAATCCCTGGGCCAGCGATGGGATGGCCACGCTTTGGATCACCCGTCACGATCCTGTGCTGCGTTTTGATTTGCAGCACCGCAAAGTCTGGATCGAAGCGACAACAACTGAAGCGCTGCAGACCCTGTCCGAGACACTCAGCCAACTCGTCCCGCCGTCCACGAAGCAAGTGAAGGGCATCCCACTGGGGGCATGGCATCACCACACACCGGTTCCCAGTTATGCCGCCGGCGTGAAACGCATCCAGAACCTGATCGCGGCGGGCGACCTGTTCCAGGCCAACCTCACCGCCTGCTGCAGCACACCCTGGCCTCCAGGGACCAGCAGCATCGATCTGTTTCTCAAACTGCGCCGGGCCTGCCCCGCCCCGTTTGCGGGCTTGATGATCACAGGGCACGAGGAAGCACTGCTCTCCGCATCCCCGGAACGGTTCCTCCAGATGAACCGCAATGGCGTTGTGCAAACCCGCCCGATCAAAGGCACCCGCCCCCGTCATTCGCTGCCCGAACGCGACGCCGAACTCGCTGCAGAACTGGTGAGCAGCGACAAAGACCGCGCCGAGAACGTGATGATTGTGGATCTGTTGCGCAATGACCTCGGCCGGGTATGCCAACCGGGCTCGATCCGCGTCCCCCAACTGGTTGGTCTCGAGAGTTACTCCGCCGTGCACCACCTCACGTCCGTTGTTGAGGGCCAGTTGCAGGACGGCCTGAACTGGGTTGACTTACTCCAGGCCTGCTGGCCGGGGGGTTCGATCAGTGGTGCACCAAAATTGCGGGCCTGCCAACGCCTGCACGCACTGGAACCCACCAGCCGCGGCCCCTATTGCGGCTCGATTCTGCGGATCGATTGGGATGGCACCTTCGACAGCAACATCCTGATCCGCTCCGTCCTGCGCGAGGGAGACACCCTGCGCGCCCATGCCGGCTGCGGGATTGTTGCTGACTCAGACCCCGACAGCGAAGCGGAGGAACTGATGTGGAAGATGCAGCCATTGCTGGAGGCTCTGTCATGAGCACATCCATTGCCTGGATCGACGGCCACTGGGGAACCGCAGCAGCTCTGAGCCTTCCTCTCGACGACCGCGGAGTGCTGTTGGCCGACGGCCTTTTCGAAACCGTGCTGATCCGCAACGGACAGCCGCAGCTCCTGCATGAACATCTGCAGCGATGGACGAACAGTGCTGCGCTGCTGGGCATGGACCCACCCCCGCAGCACAACGAGCTGGAGCCTTTAATTCAAGAAGCGATTCAACGCATTCAGCTGAACGAAAGCGATGGGGCCCTACGCCTCAACTGGAGTCGAGGCAGCACGGAACAGCGCGGCATCGCGCTGCCGAACTCCAGCATCCATCGCTTCTGGCTCGGCCTGCACCCTTGCAGCGCGGTTTTCACACCAGTAACCACAATCACCAGTCGCCATGAGCACCGCAATGCCTCCAGCCGACTGAGCCGTTGCAAGACATTCGCCTATGGGCAAGCCATCCAGGCCCGCAGGGAAGCGCAGGACCAAGGCGTTGACGATGCTCTGCTCTTAAATACAGCAGGAGCCATGTGCTGTGGAACGACAGCCAACCTGATGATCAGGCGTCGCGGACAGTGGCTCACCCCAGCACTCAGCAGCGGCTGTCTTCCGGGGGTGATGCGGGGCCGTGCTCTGGCCCAGGGGCTGGCGGTAGAAACTGAGCTGACGGCAGAGTTCGAAGCAAATGATCAAGCCGTTCTGATCAACAGCCTCAGCTGCCGGCCGATCGCGGCCCACAACGGCAGGCCCATGGCCGCAACGACGCGTGCGTTGGAGCTATGGCACTCCCTGCTCGACTGATCAGGGGGAGCCAGCAACCGCCTCGATCCTGAGAATCCGGCGCACAGCCTCATCCCAACCTATGGCATGGGGGGCTCCGGCCAACTGAAATCGTCCTGAGGCGATGCCGGAACACAACTCCGGGTGGGGGCCGTCAGGCCCAGGAACCACAACAGCGACGTCGGCCACCTCGAGCAGCGGCAGATCGTTGGGGGAATCTCCCAAAGCCAAGACCTTCACCTGCTCGGCTCCCAGATGACGCTTCAGGGTTGCCAAGGCCTTGCCTTTGCTGATGTCCGGACCCAATAGATGCCCCATTCGGTTGCCCTGCACCACCGTGAGGCCCATCCCCTGCGCCAGAGCCTGAAGTCGACACCGACCCTCCGCAGAGGGCGGGACAAAGGGCACGCTGCAACAGCGTCGCTGCGCCTGGCGCAAGGATTCACCACCAAGCCCTAACAACTGCAGACCTTCCTCTTCGCTGAGTTCATCCAAAGGACGAAGAGGCTCTCCAAGCTCGTTCTGGAGACACTGCAACCGAGGCTTCAGCTCGGTCCAACCGGGGCCCAGCGGCAACTCCCAGGC
The Synechococcus sp. PROS-U-1 DNA segment above includes these coding regions:
- a CDS encoding S8 family serine peptidase yields the protein MVDAGDASYVLSGTAAVGERLKVQRKADDPDGNGKAAITWQSSSKSGGWTTIGTQKSLKVPTNLDGSQIRARIDYVDSDGFKETVFTPALDIPYVDAGNASYVISGTAAVGEILKLEQKSNDPDGNGNPIIKWQSSSGGDNWTTIGTLSTLKVPSSLDGSQIRAQIDYTDGEGFDETVFTNSLTIPYVDDGDAAFLITGTPEVGQTLSITKSDNDPDGDGDGTRSISWLQSTDGVNWSRSSSESSFNIPHDLEGHRIVATVDYTDGQGFAESIDTNILTIPYIDDGDAAFLITGTPEVGETLSVTRSINDPDGDGSPSISWLQSTDGVNWSRISSESTFNIPHELEGHRIVAKVDYTDGQGFDESINTDALTIPYVDDGDATFLIQGTPRVGQTLSIARSSTDPDGDGDGAMEISWQASLDGMTWWEVSTSDQLAITSEIAGHQLNALVQYTDGQGFKESISTEIVSVPGVPGLDPDGNDDYGDSPSTSGRLTVNNSASGELGDPGDRDWFAIDLTAGVRYQFNLEGDSLADPFLYLRNASSSLIDYNDDKSGSSLNSQITFTADTSGTHYLDVGSYYDAYTGTYTLSATTLNAPDPGFSSSDGYGHVNAQRAFEQLLGVSLDSVDALGGNLWGLDNVNAPEVWGGGGSFSGATGSGSTVAVIDTGVDLDHPEFTGRIVGGYDFVDGDSTADDGNGHGTHVAGTIAGANDGNGITGVAYDANIMPLRVLDDDGYGWTSDIISAVRWAADRGADVINMSLGGGGYSQAMADAISYATGQGSVVVMAAGNSGGSSPDYPAAHAINQGIAVGAVDQNRALAGFSNRAGSTELDYVTAPGVNIYSAVPGGGYSNANGTSMAAPHVAGVAGLLKGHDRNLSPSSIEDLLTGSASNSSASSSVSNSRASGAWRSQDTITAQTLSDFQDHELSGTLIASIDGNSKERRSTLRQLKRGVRNNNAAYNGLDHVKVVDASRNSFAVLELSDARTVDQRSLLSNLLASDQFHYFEVEQKFSIV
- a CDS encoding aminotransferase class IV, which encodes MSTSIAWIDGHWGTAAALSLPLDDRGVLLADGLFETVLIRNGQPQLLHEHLQRWTNSAALLGMDPPPQHNELEPLIQEAIQRIQLNESDGALRLNWSRGSTEQRGIALPNSSIHRFWLGLHPCSAVFTPVTTITSRHEHRNASSRLSRCKTFAYGQAIQARREAQDQGVDDALLLNTAGAMCCGTTANLMIRRRGQWLTPALSSGCLPGVMRGRALAQGLAVETELTAEFEANDQAVLINSLSCRPIAAHNGRPMAATTRALELWHSLLD
- a CDS encoding NAD(P)-dependent oxidoreductase, with translation MTSVAVLGTGLLGTAIATRLLHQGLNVHVWNRDSSRIAPLAAMGANVIDDLEQVVENHRPIITVLRDASATTSVIDGVGHLQGSTVIPMGTMGVEESRNLAKHVAGQGGSYLEAPVLGSRPQALNGTLLVMAGGEALDFNQQHELLTHLAEQPMHVGPVGSGAATKLALNQMIASLTHSFSLSIRLIQQSGVPVETFMKILRPSALYAPTFDKKLQRMLDQHYSDPNFSTALLRKDLRLFLEEAAAAGLQTNGLQGLATLLEDAQGGDLDDQDYCALHELTVLR
- a CDS encoding HAD-IIB family hydrolase; its protein translation is MTASVESTWWVVTDLDGTLLDHTYDWSPAKDLLRQLQELRIPVIPCTSKTAEEVRVFRAKASLHDPYIVENGGAVHGETFDGDAWELPLGPGWTELKPRLQCLQNELGEPLRPLDELSEEEGLQLLGLGGESLRQAQRRCCSVPFVPPSAEGRCRLQALAQGMGLTVVQGNRMGHLLGPDISKGKALATLKRHLGAEQVKVLALGDSPNDLPLLEVADVAVVVPGPDGPHPELCSGIASGRFQLAGAPHAIGWDEAVRRILRIEAVAGSP
- the queC gene encoding 7-cyano-7-deazaguanine synthase QueC, with product MSQRTAIALLSGGLDSATAAALALEQGDRVIGLSFDYGQRHRRELEAAAAIADRLGLDEHHCIAVNLASWGGSALTDASISIPTHGVEDGCIPPTYVPGRNTVFISIGLSLAEARGAERLVLGVNAIDYSGYPDCRPDYLQAFQALANLASKAGREGHGAQLWAPLVQWSKVRIVEEALRLGVPIAATWSCYSGGITPCGVCDSCRIRDAALRDAGRADLCSQAIE
- a CDS encoding anthranilate synthase component I family protein gives rise to the protein MISPKRLELPWQEPQALARQLVHIYGEQGLIWLDGDGSDLGRWATLAVNPQETICCRGLPGDPDATDPFAALRGLSPGHWCGWLSYEAAAWVEPGNPWASDGMATLWITRHDPVLRFDLQHRKVWIEATTTEALQTLSETLSQLVPPSTKQVKGIPLGAWHHHTPVPSYAAGVKRIQNLIAAGDLFQANLTACCSTPWPPGTSSIDLFLKLRRACPAPFAGLMITGHEEALLSASPERFLQMNRNGVVQTRPIKGTRPRHSLPERDAELAAELVSSDKDRAENVMIVDLLRNDLGRVCQPGSIRVPQLVGLESYSAVHHLTSVVEGQLQDGLNWVDLLQACWPGGSISGAPKLRACQRLHALEPTSRGPYCGSILRIDWDGTFDSNILIRSVLREGDTLRAHAGCGIVADSDPDSEAEELMWKMQPLLEALS